In Vanrija pseudolonga chromosome 4, complete sequence, a single window of DNA contains:
- the sol1_0 gene encoding Prosolanapyrone synthase: MSTPAPPPRPDAVVSDRSGIVENRHLVHAAVADASGALLFSTGDAERVTLIRSVAKPAQGLAVLTVPGMDARLSDKDVALMCASHSSEEVHVSHARGMLQRAGVSEAALTCGGHPAISEAVNNGWIRTGLTPTGIHNNCSGKHAALITAAEVLGAGHSGYELPEHPIQERVRLCVSATSGLAQHDIRWGIDGCNLPAPALPLRNLARMFAVFALSSDGAKANGHANGHANGHANGHANGHANGHANGAPPETKAAAAEFDASKAMARIFDSMATNAYYVAGEGRFCTDLMTAFGGALIGKVGADGCYGVGVRGDASPTGKPLGVAVKIEDGDRTALYAAVCEILERLGVGSAAQRAKLGKYHHVARTNSSGVKIGSLAFDFDLRDA, from the coding sequence atgtcgacgccggcaccaccaccgcgcccgGACGCAGTCGTGTCGGACCGCAGCGGCATCGTGGAGAACCGGCACCTGGTGCAcgcggccgtggccgacgcgagcggcgcgctcctcttCTCCACGGGCGACGCGGAGCGCGTCACGCTGATCCGCAGCGTCGCCAAGCCGGCGCAGGGGCTCGCCGTGCTCACTGTGCCCGGGATGGACGCGCGCCTGAGCGACAAGGACGTGGCGCTCATGTGCGCGTCGCACTCGAGCGAGGAGGTGCACGTGTCCCATGCGCGGGGCATgctgcagcgcgccggcgtgtcCGAGGCCGCGCTGACATGCGGCGGACACCCTGCGATCTCGGAGGCCGTGAACAACGGGTGGATCCGCACCGGCCTCACCCCGACAGGGATACACAACAACTGCTCGGGCAAGCACGCGGCGCTgatcaccgccgccgaggtgctcggcgccggacACAGCGGGTACGAGCTGCCGGAGCACCCGATCCAGGAGCGCGTCCGCCTGTGCGTGTCGGCCACGTCgggcctcgcgcagcacgaCATCCGGTGGGGCATCGACGGCTGTAACCTccctgcgccggcgctgccgctgcgcaACCTCGCGCGCATGTTCGCGGTGTTTGCGCTGTCGTCggacggcgccaaggccaacggccacgccaacggccacgccaacggccacgccaacggccacgccaacggccacgccaacggccacgccaacggcgcgccgcccgaaACAAaagcagcggcagccgagTTCGACGCATCAAAAGCCATGGCGCGCATCTTCGACTCCATGGCCACAAACGCATACtacgtcgccggcgagggaCGCTTCTGCACCGACCTGATGACCGCCTTCGGCGGCGCACTGatcggcaaggtcggcgcggacgggtGCTATGGCGTCGGTGtccgcggcgacgccagCCCGACCGGCAAACCCCTCGGTGTAGCGGTCAAgatcgaggacggcgaccGCACGGCGCTGTACGCTGCCGTCTGCGAGAtcctcgagcggctcggcgttggcagcgctgcccagcgcgccaagctcggcaagTACCACCATGTCGCGCGCACAAACTCGTCGGGCGTCAAGATCGGCTCGCTGGCGTTCGACTTTGATCTGAGGGACGCTTAG
- the ACER3_0 gene encoding Alkaline ceramidase 3 produces MDAYSFLKPADQKDGFWGPVTSTIDWCELNYTHSHYVAEWFNTLSCVPPILWSVYSAAQGYRAGAPTSVVLLPLWTAVVFAGSIAFHGTLLWETQLMDELPMLWQMSYAIYAIFDLGRLPGAPFLLAAWDVAIAVGYVLFPYPVGFQVGYFIMFWTQYLRTIVLLRRYPKDHPAREQLWFSYFGNALCLVAFAIWNVDSQFCPSLRELRRWVGANGLGWLGFLSEGHAWWHLLMGYGSYLVGVALVQAVLIVQRPNESWRCDAKAWFPLYYRVDKDKKKE; encoded by the exons atggACGCCTACAGCTTTCTCAAGCCCGCAGACCAAAAGGACGGAT TCTGGGGACCAGTCACTTCCACGATCGACTGGTGCGAGCTCAACTACACGCACAGCCACTACGTCGCCGAGTGGTTCAACACGCTCTCATGCGTGCCGCCCATCCTGTGGTCGGTCTACTCGGCCGCACAGGGGtatcgcgccggcgcgccgacgagtgTCGTGCTCCTGCCGCTGTGGACGGCGGTGGTGTTTGCCGGCAGTATCGCGTTCCACGGGACGCTGTTGTGGGAGACGCAGCTGATGGATGAGCTGccgatg CTCTGGCAAATGTCGTATGCCATCTACGCCATCTtcgacctcggccggctGCCGGGCGCGCCgttcctcctcgcggcgtgGGACGTGGCCATCGCGGTGGGGTA CGTCCTCTTCCCCTACCCCGTCGGCTTCCAAGTCGGCTACTTTATCATGTTCTGGACGCAGTACCTGCGCACGATCGTGCTGTTGCGCCGCTATCCCAAGGACCAcccggcgcgcgagcagctctgGTTCTCGTACTTTGGCAACGCGTTGTGCTTGGTGGCATTTGCGATCTGGAACGTCGACAGCCAGTTCTGTCCGAGCttgcgcgagctgcgcaggtgggtgggtgccaATGGCTTGGGGTGGCTGGGCTTCCTTTCCGAGG GCCACGCATGGTGGCACTTGCTTATGGGATACGGGTCgtacctcgtcggcgtggcctTGGTCC AGGCCGTTCTCATCGTCCAGAGGCCAAACGAGTCGTGGCGCTGCGATGCCAAGGCCTGGTTCCCGCTCTACTATCGCGtggacaaggacaagaagaaggagtAG
- the CYB2_4 gene encoding Cytochrome b2, mitochondrial, which translates to MRSIALRLTAAFLLLTVIVSILGTTVSRFSAPMIVVLDNKNSTDVPWWAAPAPAEDYAVADDDYEHEGHQHGYPPDYIHAHGAGHFDLGDELPAALVPISIDELESHAQEGSAWVAIDGIVYDVTDYAEFHPGGPDVLREHAGTDVTRTFNAIHAPGTISRLAPEYRVGVLQL; encoded by the exons ATGCGCTCCATCGCCCTCCGCCTCAcggccgccttcctcctcctgaCAGTGATAGTCTCCATCCTCGGCACGACAGTCTCGCGCTTCTCCGCCCCAATGATAGTCGTGCTCGACAACAAGAACAGCACCGACGTGCCGTGGTgggctgcgccggcgccggcggaaGACTACGCcgttgccgacgacgactacgagcACGAGGGCCACCAGCACGGATACCCGCCCGACTACATCCACGCGCATGGTGCGGGCCACtttgacctcggcgacgagctgcctgccgcgctcgtgccCATCTCgattgacgagctcgagtcgcaTGCGCAGGAGGGGAGCGCGTGGGTGGCCATTGATGGGATCGTGTATGA TGTGACCGACTACGCCGAGTTCCAC CCAGGCGGCCCAGACGTCCTCCGCGAacacgccggcaccgacgtcACGCG CACGTTCAACGCCATCCACGCCCCGGGTACGATatcgcgcctcgcgccagagtatcgcgtcggcgtgctgcaGCTGTAG
- the glsA_1 gene encoding Glutaminase, whose translation MRAPRPLASITSWHCQRTLINPSSSVRRIIPLLPHSRSYANVMSAPPLHSPLTEMEISPTPNHNVCSIVKGSKFRLPIPDHLQLVLNSCNEDNPGKNADYIPELRDADSNRLGVAVSTVDGFVYTAGDVDIPFSIQSISKAFVYALAIEEHGLDYVLTRVGVEPSGEAFNELSLEQDTCRPLNPMINAGAITTHTLIGKADTSYEERFEKIRKGLSKFAGRELEVDENVYNSEMKHAFRNLAIANMLRNYNVFDLDPKKVVEGYTRQCAVLVTAKDLAVMAATLANTGIQPVTGEQVVRPQTVRQTLSVMMTCGMYDGAGDWVTKIGFPAKSGVAGGIIGALPGQVGISTFSPKLDKHGNSVRGVRICQRLSDDMGLHIMQQPEPARSVVRRHYVLKNNETGITAAVLALQGTVTFTPAERVLRVIAERSAEVDYDPEKARLVLDFRAVHHVDETARRMIRESVTRIRQAGFEVVIVDPEGLLQMTATCADKAAVEKARALGRLVDGVDTDLDRYKGWEVTEQDRISM comes from the exons ATGCGAGCGCCAAGACCTCTGGCCTCCATCACCTCTTGGCACTGCCAGCGCACGCTTATCAACCCTTCGTCGTCTGTTCGACGCATCATCCCTCTGCTTCCCCACTCTCGCTCCTACGCAAACGTCATGAGCGCGCCACCACTGCACTCGCCGCTGACCGAGATGGAGATCTCACCGACTCCAAACCACAATGTGTGCTCTATTGTCAAGG GCTCAAAGTTCCGTCTCCCGATCCCGGACCAcctccagctcgtcctcaaTTCATGCAACGAGGACAACCCTGGCAAGAATGCCGACTACATCCCCGAgttgcgcgacgccgactcgaaccgactcggcgtcgcagTGTCTACTGTCGACGGGTTCGTCTACACCGCCGGCGATGTCGACATACCGTTCTCGATCCAGTCCATCTCCAAGGCGTTTGTGTATGCGCTCGCAATCGAGGAGCACGGCCTCGACTATGTCCTCACGCGTGTGGGCGTCGAGCCGTCGGGCGAGGCGTTCAACGAGCTTTCGCTCGAGCAGGATACCTGCCGCCCGCTCAACCCCATGATCAACGCCGGCGCAATTACGACGCACACACTCATCGGCAAGGCCGACACGTCGTACGAGGAGCGCTTTGAGAAGATCCGTAAGGGCTTGTCCAAGTTTGccgggcgcgagctcgaggtcgacgagaaCGTGTACAACAGCGAGATGAAGCACGCGTTCAGGaacctcgccatcgccaacaTGCTGCGCAACTACAATGtgttcgacctcgaccccaagAAGGTTGTCGAAGGCTACACGCGCCAGTGCGCGGTCTTGGTCACAGCCAAGGACTTGGCCGTCATGGCTGCGACGCTGGCCAACACGGGCATCCAGCCCGTCActggcgagcaggtcgtccGGCCGCAGACGGTGCGCCAGACGCTGTCGGTCATGATGACGTGCGGGATgtacgacggcgccggcgactgGGTGACCAAGATTGGCTTCCCGGCCAAGTctggcgtcgcgggcggcatCATCGGCGCGCTCCCAGGCCAGGTGGGCATCTCGACCTTCTCCCCCAAGCTGGACAAGCACGGCAACTCGGTGCGCGGGGTGCGCATCTGCCAGCGGCTGTCGGACGACATGGGCCTGCACATTATGCAGcagcccgagccggcgcgctccGTCGTGAGGCGGCACTATGTGCTCAAGAACAATGAGACGGGGATCacggcggccgtgctcgcgctgcaggGCACCGTCACCttcacgcccgccgagcgcgtgctcCGCGTCATTGCTGAGCGGTCTGCGGAAGTCGACTACGACCCCGAGAAGGCgcgcctcgtgctcgactTCCGCGCCGTGCACCACGTCGACGAGACAGCGCGCCGCATGATCCGCGAGAGCGTCACGCGCATCCGCCAGGCGGGCTTCGAagtcgtcatcgtcgaccccgagggccTGCTCCAGATGACGGCGACCTGTGCGGACAAGGCCGCGGTGGAGAAGGCGCGCGCCCTGGGTCGCCTGGTCGACGGGGTCGATACCGACCTCGACAGGTACAAGGGCTGGGAGGTGACTGAGCAGGACCGGATTAGCATGTAG
- the nahA_0 gene encoding Beta-hexosaminidase, producing MTTSTPATLLPKDDGAFAYRGVMLDVARHFVPLAEIRRLLDGMQLLKLNVLHIHLTDDQGWRFESLKWPKLTTVGGTRSQTVVGLPGNYGSEDLHPENYKNVYDGKPHSGFYTQAELRELVAHAKTKGVTIVPEIDMPGHMRAARAAYPELGYDGVQWGVGTGWGVYREVLRVDEPGLQFCRDILGEVCDVFDSPYIHIGGDECPKIEWIDSHVANKQVKELGLDEKNIEEYDKLQRWFTAQMATFLASRGRKLLGWDEIIDGGVPGDCVVMAWRSWTKPAERAVKLNVPIVQAPTTLYFDHAHGAAANEPLSIGDGATLQEAYEYDPLAGVEDKPELVLGLQAQLWSEYIPTTEHLWYMAFPRLIAVADIGYYGAKRAPWAEFRAGLEERVKALAALGLVGRPLDKE from the coding sequence ATGACAACCTCGACCCCCGCTACCCTCCTCCCGaaagacgacggcgcgttCGCGTACCGCGGCGTGatgctcgacgtcgcccgccatttcgtgccgctcgccgagatccggcgcctgctcgacggcatGCAGCTGCTCAAGCTCAACGTGCTGCACATCCACCTGACCGACGACCAGGGGTGGCGCTTCGAGTCGCTCAAGTGGCCCAAGCTGACGACTGTCGGGGGCACGCGCAGCCAGACAGTCGTCGGCCTGCCGGGCAACTACGGCAGCGAGGACCTGCACCCGGAGAACTACAAGAACGTGTACGACGGCAAGCCGCACTCTGGCTTCTACacgcaggccgagctgcgcgagctcgtcgcgcacgccaAGACGAAGGGCGTGACGATCGTCCCCGAGATCGACATGCCGGGCCacatgcgcgccgcgcgcgcggcgtacCCCGAGCTCGGGTACGACGGCGTGCAGTGGGGCGTCGGGACTGGGTGGGGCGTGTACCGTGAAgtcctgcgcgtcgacgagcccggcCTCCAGTTCTGCCGCGacatcctcggcgaggtgtgCGACGTGTTCGACTCGCCGTACATCCAtatcggcggcgacgagtgcCCCAAGATCGAGTGGATCGACTCGCACGTCGCCAACAAGCaggtcaaggagctcgggctcgacgagaagaaTATCGAGGAGTACGACAAGCTCCAGCGGTGGTTCACCGCGCAGATGGCGACgttcctcgcctcgcgcgggCGCAAGCTGCTGGGCTGGGACGAGATcatcgacggcggcgtgcccggcgACTGTGTGGTCATGGCGTGGCGCAGCTGGACCAAgccggccgagcgcgcagtCAAGCTCAACGTGCCGATCGTGCAGGCGCCCACCACGCTGTACTTTGAccacgcgcacggcgcggccgccaacgAGCCGCTGTCgatcggcgacggcgcgacccTGCAAGAGGCGTACGAGTACGACCCGCtcgcgggcgtcgaggacaagcccgagctcgtgctcggcctccaGGCGCAGCTGTGGTCCGAGTACATCCCCACGACCGAGCACCTGTGGTACATGGCCTTTCCGCgcctcatcgccgtcgcAGACATCGGGTACTACGGCGCTAAGCGCGCGCCGTGGGCAGAGTTCCGCGCCGGCCTGGAGGAACgcgtcaaggcgctcgcggcgctcgggctcgtcgggcgcCCGCTGGACAAGGAGTAG
- the ADH7 gene encoding NADP-dependent alcohol dehydrogenase 7: protein MTYEFKGWAGYDEKAADGGLKYEAFEPKVFEEDDVDVKILYCGICGSDASVLAGEFGPIEAGRVAGHEIVGEVVRVGAQSGGLAVGDVVGIGAQTDSCLACEFCDAHKEQYCATPTLTFGSPYVRGKSAGTMCKGGFATTWRGPAHFAIKLPAGLDPAAAAPLFCGGVTVYTPLKRWGAGPGKRVGVLGIGGLGHMAIQIAKAMGADVTAISRGSGKEADARKLGASKYIATGADLAADFAPHARSLDLIISTINPPKVDVAAYLALLRPEGAFVLVGAVVEPITFHSFPLITGAVSVGGSNTGSPDEIRELLALVASHPEAAPWVQKWAFEDINKALPEFNKGAPRYRFVLANTENGAKL from the exons atgaCCTACGAGTTCAAGGGCTGGGCCGGTTACGACGAGaaggcggccgacggcgggctCAAGTACGAGGCGTTTGAGCCCAAGGTGtttgaggaggacgatgtGGATG TCAAGATCCTCTACTGCGGCATCTGCGGCTCGGACGCCTCGGTCCTCGCGGGCGAGTTTGGGCCCATCGAGGCGGGCCGCGTGGCGGGGCATGAgatcgtcggcgaggtcgtgcgtgTGGGCGCGCAGTCGGGCgggctggccgtcggcgatgTCGTTGGCATCGGGGCGCAGACGGATTCGTGTCTCGCGTGCGAGTTCTGCGATGCGC ACAAGGAACAGTACTGCGCCACGCCCACGCTCACCTTTGGCTCGCCGTACGTGCGCGGCAAGTCGGCCGGCACGATGTGCAAAGGAGGCTTCGCGACGACGTGGCGCGGCCCAGCACACTTCGCCATCAAGCTGCCTGCCGGGCTCGAcccggccgcggccgcgccgctcttctgcggcggcgtgacggtCTACACGCCCCTCAAGCGCTGGGGCGCCGGGCCGGGcaagcgcgtcggcgtgctgggtATCGGCGGGCTGGGACACATGGCTATCCAGATTGCCAAGGCGATGGGCGCGGACGTGACTGCTATTTCGCGGGGTAgcggcaaggaggccgacgcgcgcaagctcggcgcgagcAAGTACATCGCCActggcgccgacctcgccgcggactttgcgccgcacgcgcgctcgctcgacctgaTCATCAGCACGATCAACCCGCCGAAAGTGGATGTCGCGGCGTACCTTGCCCTGCTGCGGCCTGAAGGCGCgttcgtgctcgtcggcgccgtcgtcgagcccatCACGTTCCACTCGTTCCCCCTCATCACGGGCGCggtcagcgtcggcggcagcaacACCGGGAGCCCGGACGAGatccgcgagctgctcgcgctggtGGCTAGCCACCCTGAAGCGGCACCATGGGTCCAGAAGTGGGCGTTCGAGGACATCAACAAGGCGCTTCCCGAGTTCAACAAGGGCGCGCCGCGGTACCGCTTCGTGCTGGCCAACACGGAGAACGGGGCCAAGTTGTAG
- the ECM22_1 gene encoding Sterol regulatory element-binding protein ECM22, giving the protein MSHLVSAEMDAGPSRHAHAHTHTHVSRLTATESAAMAAAAAARTHAGVKRRRKMRYSRSRTGCLTCRQRKVKCDEAKPVCEKCLDLEKTCVWPDTPFMPFKPAKTSAQGTIPRQRQGAERSSSRSESPADSVSPPQHADQSWFEPLISAPDEQEEEGGQAEAADGGEGETLILSSMSSSSPDLFGQFVQTPVSEADNLISTIVDALRTGSGGGGTMAHANAGALTTTAHSAHAATHTVHPLFRADTAASFLTSPRRSTPQVILGPLLSIPDVSSLPSTSTSVSMDTATLALRRGVIQMSAPSPSSNLDSMVLGSIPAPLAPPSDPISNAFPSAANRRLFHQFFNMTSSIVVAMGNRANSSNQSKNPFLAVSLPLILLDVDSPARAAFRLGVLSLGAAHLHHSYMGSSAEHSQQMLVETTSAKRQAGAHMILSLSKEGDKNIDLLLATCMAVKTRDVLMADKSWKQNLDFAIRMMYKRGGPAALLAEDPVNFGRRFVIEQLTTTDVFSTFTTGEEPLLLGENAPWWFEFDKTAVSDWQWEAYERQFGMSREMLELVARCRVIVYRKVRLGTAFPGDTGTENIGDTIDQDAYAMIEQLKLWSITQLNVPQKSRVLIGDSAYRYAMMIMLYTEVLNLPASDERIQTAVHCVLELCSEISMEPVMLVWPLLIAGACATASDRQWIRDLFNIFKDEYCSDLQAGQKLLTEQWLRIDDGRGFTLWPQLMKEIDLQVLLI; this is encoded by the exons ATGA GCCACCTCGTCTCCGCCGAGATGGACGCGGGTCCATCACGACACGCCCacgcgcacacgcacacgcacgTCTCGCGGCTCACGGCGACCGAGagcgccgccatggccgcggcggccgcggcgcgcacccACGCGGGCGTGAAGCGGCGCCGCAAGATGCGCTACTCGCGCTCACGGACGGGGTGCCTTACCTGCCGGCAGCGCAAAGTCAAGTGCGACGAGGCGAAGCCCGTGTGCGAGAAgtgcctcgacctcgagaagACT TGCGTGTGGCCGGATACGCCCTTCATGCCGTTCAAGCCGGCCAAGACTAGCGCACAGGGGACGATaccccgccagcgccaaggGGCGGAGCgaagctcgtcgagatccGAAtcgccggccgactcggtgtcGCCCCCGCAGCATGCGGACCAGTCGTGGTTCGAGCCGCTCATCAGCGCGCCAGACGAGCAGGAAGAGGAAGGTGGACAAGCAGAGGCAGCGGACGGCGGAGAAGGCGAGACGCTCATCTTGTCgtccatgtcctcgtcgtcgcctgaCCTCTTTGGCCAGTTCGTCCAGACGCCAGTCAGCGAGGCGGACAACTTGATATCGACGATTGTCGACGCGTTGCGgacaggcagcggcggcggggggacgATGGCGCACGCGAACGCTGGGGCGCttacgacgacggcgcactCAGCGCACGCGGCAACACACACCGTCCACCCGCTCTTCCgggccgacacggcggcgtcgttccTCACCTCCCCGAGACGGAGCACGCCACAGGTCATCCTCGGCCCGCTGCTCTCCATCCCCGacgtgtcgtcgctgccatcCACGTCAACGTCGGTCTCGATGGACACGgcgacgctcgcgctgcgccgcggcgtgaTCCAGATGTCTGCGCCGTCACCCAGCTCCAACCTAGACAGCATGGTGCTCGGGTCGAtcccggcgccgctcgcgccgccctcggaCCCAATCTCAAACGCGTtcccctcggccgccaacCGGCGCCTGTTCCACCAGTTCTTCAACATGACCTCGTCGATCGTCGTAGCGATGGGCAACCGGGCCAACTCGTCCAACCAGTCCAAGAACCCGTTCCTCGCCGTCTCGCTCCCGCTTatcctgctcgacgtcgactcgcccgcccgcgcggcgttccgcctcggcgtgctcagcctcggcgcggcaCACCTCCACCACAGTTACATGGGCAGCTCGGCCGAGCACTCGCAGCAGATGCTGGTggagacgacgagcgcgaagcGGCAGGCTGGGGCGCACATGATTCTGAGCTTGAGcaaggagggcgacaagAACATTGACCTGCTGCTCGCGACGTGCATGGCGGTCAAGACACGAGAT GTCCTCATGGCAGACAAGTCGTGGAAGCAGAACCTCGACTTTGCCATTCGCATGATGTACAAGCGCggcgggccggcggcgctgctggccgaAGACCCTGTCAACTTTGGCCGCCGGTTCGTCATCGAGCAgctgaccaccaccgacgTCTTCAGCACCTTCACGACGGGCGAGGAGccgctccttctcggcgagAACGCGCCGTGGTGGTTCGAGTTTGACAAGACGGCCGTCAGCGACTGGCAGTGGGAGGCGTACGAGCGGCAGTTTGGCATGAGCCGCGAGATGCTCGAgctggtggcgagg TGCCGCGTTATCGTCTATCGCAAGGTCCGCCTGGGTACCGCGTTCCCCGGCGACACGGGTACGGAGAACATTGGCGACACGATCGACCAGGACGCGTACGCCATGATCGAGCAGCTCAAACTGTGGTCCATCACGCAGCTCAATGTTCCGCAGAAGTCGAGAGTGTTG ATTGGCGACTCGGCATACCGCTACGCCATGATGATTATGCTGTACACGGAAGTGCTCAACCTCCCCGCGTCCGACGAGCGCATCCAGACCGCCGTGCACTGCGTGCTCGAGCTGTGCTCCGAGATCTCAATGGAGCCCGTCATGCTCGTGTGGCCGCTGCTCATcgccggcgcgtgcgcgaccgCCAGCGACAGGCAGTGGATCCGTGACCTGTTCAATATCTTCAAGGACGAGTATTGCTCGGATCTGCAGGCGGGG CAAAAGCTCCTCACGGAACAGTGGCTCAGgatcgacgacgggcgggggTTCACGCTGTGGCCGCAGCTGATGAAGGAGATCGACCTGCAGGTGTTGCTGATCTAA
- the mtr_18 gene encoding N amino acid transport system protein has product MSKDVYGAAEKADYAIAVKEMDPVDVDAVFGYQGEGHVNYTSMGWIKAAVILLKTQIALGVLAMPTALQSVGAVPGALVIFGIALLTSWAGYVVGTFKRNHPEVYSMAEVGGVLAGKMGQEVFTAIYAAFMISLTGVALLPITIAFNALSDHATCTLVWMVLAAVVCCALAFIQTLNKVSLIGSVGVGCILVAIFTLLIAVGVQERPATAPPAPAPWFKDMVAFKKASFWDGVNAMSTAVAGLCGTPAFFSVISEMKNPKDYNKSLAVCQTIVVSTYVTVAVVVYYFCGQYLASPALGSAGPLLKKVCYGIALPGLFATGILYCHIAAKLVFVRLMRKSEHLTAHTKTHWLVWLGTTSGCMLLGFILANSIPFFGNLIVLVCALFGTLMCMQFTGWMWLFDNWHRRKENPDWKFWVVAVFNWLLIVFGSFLMISGVVSSCLGIRDSFRAGTISRPFSCADNSK; this is encoded by the exons ATGAGCAAGGACGTCTAcggcgcggccgagaaggccgactACGCGATCGCGGTCAAGGAGATGGACCCCGTCGACGTGGACGCCGTCTTCGGGTACCAGGGCGAAGGGCACGTCAACTACACGTCGATGGGGTGGATCAAGGCCGCCGTCATCCTGCTCAAGACGCagatcgcgctcggcgtgctcgccatgccgacggcgctgcagagcgtcggcgcggtgccTGGCGCACTGGTCATCTTCGGGATCGCCCTGCTCACCTCCTGGGCAGGGTACGTCGTCGGCACGTTCAAGCGTAACCACCCCGAGGTATACTCTatggccgaggtcggcggcgtgctggcggGCAAGATGGGCCAGGAGGTGTTCACGGCCATCTATGCGGCCTTCATGATCTCCCTCACAGGCGTCGCTTTGCTGCCCATCACGATTGCGTTCAACGCGCTGAGCGACCACGCGACGTGTACCCTCGTGTGGATggtgctcgctgccgtcgtgtGCTGCGCCCTGGCATTCATTCAGACACTCAACAAGGTCTCCCTTATCGGCTCGGTCGGCGTAGGCTGtatcctcgtcgccatcttCACGCTCCTCATCGCCGTGGGCGTCCAGGAGCGTCCTGCGACGGCCCcgcccgcacccgcaccgTGGTTCAAGGACATGGTCGCGTTCAAGAAGGCGAGTTTCTGGGACGGCGTGAACGCCATGTCGACTGCCGTCGCGGGCTTGTGTGGCACGCCGGCGTTCTTCAGCGTTATTTCCGAGATGAAGAACCCCAAGGACTACAACAAGTCGCTGGCCGTATGCCAGACTATCGTCGTGTCGACTTATGT CACCGTCGCTGTGGTCGTCTACTACTTCTGCGGACAgtacctcgcctcgcccgccctcggctcggccggcCCGCTCCTCAAGAAAGTCTGCTACGGCATTGCGCTTCCGGGCCTCTTCGCCACCGGCATCCTGTACTGCCAcatcgccgccaagctcgtgtTTGTGCGCCTCATGCGCAAGTCGGAGCACCTGACCGCGCACACCAAGACGCACTGGCTCGTGTGGCTCGGCACGACGTCGGGGTGCATGCTGCTCGGCTTCATCCTCGCCAACTCGATCCCCTTCTTCGGCAACCTCATCGTGCTCGTGTGCGCGCTCTTCGGCACCCTCATGTGCATGCAGTTCACCGGCTGGATGTGGCTGTTCGACAACTGGCACCGCCGCAAGGAGAACCCCGACTGGAAGTTCTGGGTCGTGGCAGTGTTCAACTGGCTGCTCATTGTCTTCGGCAGCTTCCTCATGAtcagcggcgtcgtgtcgtcgtgtctTGGTATCCGCGACTCGTTCCGCGCCGGTACTATCAGCCGTCCTTTCTCGTGTGCGGATAACTCGAAGTAG
- the lamB gene encoding Lactam utilization protein lamB, with translation MTTDDFPRHSLNCDMGEGYYRWALGPDEELFPLIDFCNVACGFHAGDHNTMLKTVRSAIKHGVRIGAHPGLDDVRGFGRRKLEVTDDEVYAMALYQLGALKAIVEAEGAKVSHVKPHGMLYFIIRDDAAKMRAFMKAQTSIFGTTIPFFGLKGTPHEAVAAEFGVRFIPELFCDIDYDPSGKLLGVPQSHAPTAELIGRKLDRLFSKAETIDIDGNPLPLDAAKGPFTICLHSDMPTAVANVSAAREVVDRYKTAAA, from the exons ATGACCACTGACGACTTCCCGCGCCACTCGCTCAACTGCGACATGGGAGAGGGGTACTACCGCTGGGCGCTCGggcccgacgaggagctctTCCCCCTGATCGACTTCTGCAACGTCGCGTGCGGCTTCCACGCGGGGGACCACAACACGATGCTCAAGACTGTGCGGTCGGCCATCAAGCACGGCGTGCGGATCGGCGCACACCCGGGACtggacgacgtgcgcgggTTCGGGCGGCGTAAGCTCGAGGTtacggacgacgaggtgtaCGCCATGGCGCTGtaccagctcggcgcgctcaaggccaTTGTCGAGGCGGAAGGGGCCAAGGTGTCGCACGTCAAG CCCCACGGCATGCTCTACTTCATcatccgcgacgacgccgccaagatGCGCGCGTTCATGAAGGCCCAGACGTCCATCTTCGGCACGACAATCCCCTTCTTCGGCCTCAAGGGCACGCCgcacgaggccgtcgccgccgagttTGGCGTGCGCTTCATCCCCGAGCTGTTCTGCGACATCGACTACGACCCAAGCGgcaagctgctcggcgtgccgcAGAGCCAtgcgccgacggccgagctGATCGGGAGGAAGCTCGACAGGCTCTTCTCGAAGGCGGAGA CCATCGACATCGACGGGAACCCCCTgcccctcgacgcggccaagggcCCCTTCACGATCTGCCTGCACTCGGACATGCCGACGGCCGTGGCCAATGTTTCTGC cgcgcgcgaggttGTCGACCGCTACAAGACTGCTGCGGCTTAG